One genomic region from Chondrinema litorale encodes:
- a CDS encoding ParB/Srx family N-terminal domain-containing protein — MSDFRKKVKAKKATEREQQSGHQLIGKMITESRAITFEIDPELELLIPPLNKEELILLEDSIRTEGLREQLKVWKEADDKIWLIDGHNRYKIITKLSEEGVEVKHKPEFIEFADKEAVKDWMILNQLGRRNLTDEQRSYLRGLRYEREKSKQGGTGANQYNSQRSQNVHTARTVDVLAEEYKVSPKTIQRDSEYARGIERIGENNPDYKRKILAGEEKLKKGLVQQLGRIPNKITSPIKTAADVSTYLQKINKPKTEDQQTVSSVKDEYENLKKQIIIKLKTLSIESTKKEYDSLISQIKNLQKIK, encoded by the coding sequence ATGAGTGATTTCAGAAAAAAGGTAAAGGCAAAGAAAGCGACTGAAAGGGAGCAACAATCAGGTCATCAGCTTATTGGTAAGATGATCACCGAGAGCAGAGCAATTACTTTCGAGATTGATCCTGAGTTAGAATTGTTGATACCGCCTTTGAATAAAGAAGAGCTAATCTTGCTCGAAGATAGTATCCGTACAGAAGGTTTAAGAGAGCAACTCAAAGTATGGAAAGAAGCTGATGATAAAATCTGGTTGATAGATGGACACAACCGCTATAAGATTATTACCAAGCTTAGCGAAGAAGGTGTTGAGGTAAAGCACAAGCCAGAGTTTATTGAGTTTGCTGATAAAGAAGCGGTAAAAGACTGGATGATTTTAAACCAGTTAGGTCGTAGAAACCTTACTGATGAGCAGCGGAGTTACTTACGTGGTTTGCGATACGAAAGAGAGAAATCGAAACAAGGAGGGACAGGTGCAAACCAGTATAATTCGCAGCGTAGTCAAAATGTCCACACTGCAAGAACGGTAGATGTTTTGGCAGAAGAATACAAAGTTTCTCCAAAAACCATCCAAAGAGATTCTGAATATGCTAGAGGAATTGAGCGAATTGGCGAAAATAATCCTGATTATAAGCGCAAGATTCTGGCAGGAGAAGAAAAGCTCAAAAAAGGCTTAGTGCAACAGTTAGGAAGAATTCCAAATAAGATTACTTCTCCCATAAAAACTGCTGCTGATGTAAGTACTTATTTGCAGAAAATTAATAAGCCAAAAACAGAAGATCAACAAACAGTTTCCTCTGTAAAAGATGAGTATGAGAACCTCAAAAAGCAGATCATCATCAAACTAAAAACTTTATCAATAGAAAGTAC